From a single Bacillus gobiensis genomic region:
- a CDS encoding CPBP family intramembrane glutamic endopeptidase, whose translation MNKQYWFIILTYVLMHLSSIIGLPLLFAMGYEQTEAAGIWTISSFTICLIVVLLILRTAPKTTLRNKSKASVGASIGWAIGGIFLAYFSQIIAATIEMYIFRIDPGSENTEAILALIKSLPLVIVVSSIFGPILEEIIFRKIIFGSLYKKMNFFFAGLISSVIFAVVHMDFTHILLYTAMGFAFAFLYVRTKRIIVPIIAHISMNTFVVILQLNYDRILELQKELEKMQLIIGGFFS comes from the coding sequence TTGAATAAACAATATTGGTTCATCATTCTCACATACGTCTTGATGCATCTTTCATCAATTATTGGTTTGCCTCTTCTTTTTGCAATGGGCTATGAGCAAACTGAAGCAGCGGGCATCTGGACCATTTCCAGCTTTACAATCTGCCTGATCGTCGTTTTATTGATTTTGCGAACAGCACCCAAAACAACGCTTCGCAATAAATCGAAGGCATCGGTCGGTGCATCAATCGGATGGGCGATTGGCGGTATTTTTCTTGCATATTTCTCGCAGATCATAGCCGCTACCATCGAAATGTATATTTTTAGAATTGATCCGGGTTCTGAAAATACTGAGGCCATTTTAGCGCTTATTAAATCACTTCCATTAGTAATCGTTGTTTCCTCTATTTTCGGCCCGATTTTAGAAGAAATTATTTTCAGGAAAATTATCTTCGGCTCGCTGTATAAAAAAATGAACTTTTTCTTTGCTGGTTTAATCAGTTCGGTTATTTTTGCGGTCGTGCACATGGATTTCACCCATATTCTTCTTTATACTGCTATGGGGTTTGCCTTTGCCTTTTTATATGTAAGGACAAAACGGATAATAGTGCCGATTATCGCCCATATTTCGATGAACACGTTTGTCGTGATACTTCAGCTCAATTATGATCGCATACTCGAATTGCAAAAAGAGCTCGAGAAAATGCAGTTGA
- the groES gene encoding co-chaperone GroES, giving the protein MLKPLGDRVVIELVESEEKTASGIVLPDSAKEKPQEGKIVAAGSGRVLESGERVALEVKTGDRIIFSKYAGTEVKYEGTEYLILRESDILAVIG; this is encoded by the coding sequence TTGTTAAAGCCATTAGGTGATCGCGTTGTCATCGAACTCGTTGAATCTGAAGAAAAAACTGCAAGCGGGATTGTTTTGCCTGATTCCGCAAAAGAAAAGCCGCAGGAAGGTAAAATTGTTGCTGCTGGTTCAGGTCGCGTGTTAGAAAGCGGAGAGCGCGTTGCATTAGAAGTAAAAACAGGAGACCGTATTATCTTCTCAAAATATGCCGGAACTGAAGTAAAATATGAAGGCACTGAATACTTAATTTTACGCGAAAGCGACATTTTAGCTGTTATCGGTTAA